One segment of Oscillospiraceae bacterium MB08-C2-2 DNA contains the following:
- a CDS encoding ABC transporter ATP-binding protein, producing MESILRTEDLSISFGGLKAVQNLSFSLRRGEILGLIGPNGSGKSTVVNLISGIYRPDAGSIFFEEKQIPYKMSVAERARTGIGRTFQTPQPFGTLTVFENVYTIALQSRNKQEAAAKANEILQSTGLYDLRDIQSSKLPIEKRKWLDLSRILANNPKLIMLDEVLGGLNPSEMEESLQLIQRINREMGMSFLFIEHVMSAVLKICSRCIVLNEGKLLAEGDPSEVLARKDVITAYIGEEME from the coding sequence ATGGAATCTATTTTGCGGACCGAAGACCTCTCCATTTCCTTTGGCGGATTGAAAGCAGTGCAAAATCTAAGCTTTTCTCTTCGTAGGGGAGAAATCCTTGGCCTGATTGGGCCAAACGGTTCAGGAAAATCAACCGTTGTCAACCTGATTTCGGGCATATACAGGCCGGATGCTGGCAGTATCTTTTTTGAGGAAAAACAGATTCCTTATAAAATGAGTGTTGCGGAGCGTGCACGCACCGGAATTGGCAGAACCTTTCAGACTCCCCAGCCTTTCGGCACCTTGACCGTATTTGAAAACGTTTATACTATTGCGCTGCAATCCCGAAACAAGCAGGAGGCTGCCGCTAAAGCAAATGAAATTCTGCAAAGCACCGGGCTCTATGATCTCCGGGATATTCAGAGCTCCAAGCTGCCCATCGAAAAGCGGAAATGGTTGGATCTTTCCAGAATCCTTGCCAATAACCCTAAGCTGATTATGCTGGATGAGGTGTTGGGTGGGCTGAACCCTTCCGAAATGGAGGAAAGCCTTCAGCTGATTCAGCGAATCAACCGGGAGATGGGCATGAGCTTTTTGTTTATTGAGCATGTGATGAGCGCAGTGCTCAAGATTTGCTCCCGCTGCATTGTGCTCAATGAGGGAAAGCTTCTGGCAGAAGGAGACCCTTCGGAGGTACTGGCAAGAAAAGATGTTATTACAGCTTATATCGGAGAGGAGATGGAGTAG
- a CDS encoding branched-chain amino acid ABC transporter permease, whose protein sequence is MIRKNLKRQPLILLGLLLILLGVPLVVKSNYYISILVYCLAFAGLGSAWNLIGGYGGQISWCHSGFLAIGAYTAIMIQKYLGISPWLTIGIGVVLSFCLATMIGYGTFKLTGAYFSLATMAFSEILRLLLLYFKGITGGAAGMYAPNKLKPGFGNLMFQTDVPFYYIMLIMLALVALVAVIFEKTKTGQYLRAIKDNETAAQSLGIETFKVKLRAFQLSAVITSVIGVFYGTFLGFIDPASVCGNDVAVKIGLVAIIGGTGTIMGPIMGAFILVPLIEFAGVLFGPRGGSQLLYGLGIILIVLFMPDGLIQLFRQKAWGKKEKAKSGGA, encoded by the coding sequence ATGATTCGCAAAAATCTAAAACGACAGCCGCTCATTCTCCTTGGATTGCTTCTGATTCTTTTGGGCGTTCCGCTGGTGGTGAAAAGCAACTACTATATTTCTATTTTGGTCTATTGCCTGGCCTTTGCCGGTTTGGGGAGTGCTTGGAATCTAATCGGCGGCTACGGCGGGCAAATTTCATGGTGCCATTCCGGTTTTCTGGCTATTGGGGCTTATACAGCCATTATGATCCAGAAATACTTGGGCATCTCACCTTGGCTGACTATCGGGATCGGTGTGGTTCTCTCTTTTTGCTTGGCCACCATGATCGGTTATGGAACCTTTAAGCTGACAGGCGCCTATTTTTCGTTGGCAACCATGGCCTTTTCCGAAATATTGCGCCTGCTACTGCTCTATTTTAAAGGCATAACAGGTGGTGCGGCGGGGATGTATGCACCCAATAAGCTCAAACCCGGTTTTGGAAACCTGATGTTCCAAACCGATGTGCCCTTTTATTACATCATGCTGATTATGCTGGCCTTGGTGGCGCTTGTTGCCGTAATTTTTGAAAAAACCAAAACCGGGCAATATCTGCGTGCCATTAAAGATAATGAGACAGCCGCCCAATCTCTGGGCATTGAAACCTTTAAGGTAAAACTGCGGGCTTTTCAGCTCAGTGCGGTGATTACCAGCGTCATCGGTGTTTTTTACGGAACCTTTCTGGGCTTTATTGATCCGGCAAGCGTTTGCGGAAACGATGTTGCTGTGAAAATCGGGCTGGTGGCCATTATCGGCGGAACCGGCACCATTATGGGGCCGATTATGGGGGCCTTTATTCTGGTACCGCTGATCGAATTTGCGGGTGTACTCTTTGGGCCCAGAGGCGGCAGCCAATTGCTTTATGGATTGGGCATCATCCTGATTGTTCTGTTTATGCCGGATGGACTGATTCAGCTGTTCCGGCAAAAAGCTTGGGGCAAAAAAGAAAAAGCCAAGTCGGGAGGGGCCTGA
- a CDS encoding branched-chain amino acid ABC transporter permease, with translation MSWIVGQAIINGLLAGGIYALISTGVTIIFGVMKMINFAMGEFLMIGMYMTWIGYAVFGGNGYTQVLFAIAAMVVTAYVCFRLTIEKLLGRSSTAYILMTVGLSFFLQNLMQIIFGPNYKTIPSSINTQSIYVGEYSISVPKLIAFICALVLIFVISEIMNRTSLGRVMRATAEKTNVAEMLGIDTKRTFTIAFIMGIVLAGIAGLLLTPIYDIKPTAGTIFKSTALMIVVLGGEGSIKGAFICGMFVGLVEQLVATFISPDLGPAAIFVFFLLVVYFRPQGLFGQRRRTV, from the coding sequence GTGAGCTGGATTGTAGGCCAGGCAATCATCAACGGATTGCTGGCAGGGGGCATTTATGCTCTGATTTCAACCGGGGTTACCATAATCTTCGGTGTTATGAAAATGATCAACTTTGCCATGGGCGAATTTTTAATGATCGGAATGTATATGACCTGGATCGGCTATGCTGTATTTGGAGGAAATGGGTATACGCAGGTGCTTTTTGCCATTGCGGCCATGGTTGTTACCGCTTATGTCTGCTTCCGATTGACCATTGAAAAACTTTTGGGCCGGAGCAGTACTGCCTATATTCTCATGACCGTGGGGCTTTCATTTTTTCTGCAAAACCTCATGCAGATTATCTTCGGGCCCAATTACAAGACCATTCCTTCCTCCATTAACACACAGTCAATCTATGTGGGGGAGTATTCCATCAGCGTCCCCAAGCTGATTGCTTTTATCTGTGCACTGGTTCTGATTTTTGTGATCAGTGAAATTATGAACCGCACCTCTCTGGGGCGTGTGATGCGGGCCACGGCGGAAAAAACCAATGTGGCGGAAATGCTGGGGATCGATACCAAAAGGACCTTTACCATTGCCTTTATTATGGGCATTGTGCTTGCCGGTATAGCGGGGCTTCTGCTGACACCCATTTATGACATCAAGCCCACAGCGGGAACGATTTTTAAATCCACAGCGCTGATGATTGTGGTGCTGGGTGGCGAAGGCAGCATCAAGGGCGCTTTTATCTGCGGCATGTTTGTCGGCTTAGTGGAGCAGCTGGTGGCCACCTTTATATCGCCTGATCTGGGGCCGGCGGCTATCTTTGTGTTTTTCCTGCTGGTTGTATATTTCCGGCCGCAAGGCTTGTTTGGCCAAAGGAGGCGTACGGTATAA
- a CDS encoding ABC transporter substrate-binding protein, translating to MQTSKTATAKRVLTALLALMLVFSLSACQGNNVSSAGGSSQAASGSTPAGDSQDPIKVAAFFSLSGANADAGMRDKEGTDLAVEYINNNGGIKSMGGRKLEIVYGDMMSDVSQAKAVTERVLADKKIVAAVGVGGSAYAVPQLPIMEKNEIPYILMGTAASLTEEGFEYLFRVTAYGGATGSFGQMQVQFLQWLNEQYGANTSKVAIVYENSDFGISIADSNRTMIEAANMEVVYEESYPVGMTDASALVANMKNSGAEAVLIASFPQETKMIINAMKSINYSPVIIGGGAGFNFPETAAAMGDDVIGLTSVTMSNWDTLSVQDNPELKKIPEAYREKYGVFMCEHAISAYANIMILADALERAATTEGPALRDAIRATDIPTTQARGNVKFDEVGNNVNAVPVIVQWQKLEDGTLATCTVFPREDASREYLYIEN from the coding sequence ATGCAAACAAGTAAAACAGCCACAGCTAAACGAGTTTTGACAGCACTTCTGGCACTGATGCTGGTGTTTTCTCTTTCAGCCTGCCAAGGCAACAATGTAAGCTCCGCAGGTGGAAGCAGTCAGGCAGCTTCCGGCAGCACCCCTGCGGGTGATTCTCAAGACCCCATCAAGGTGGCCGCGTTCTTCAGCCTTTCTGGTGCCAACGCTGATGCGGGTATGCGGGATAAGGAAGGCACAGATCTGGCTGTAGAGTATATCAACAACAACGGCGGCATTAAATCCATGGGCGGCCGTAAGCTGGAAATTGTTTATGGCGACATGATGTCTGATGTATCGCAGGCCAAGGCAGTAACCGAACGTGTGCTGGCTGATAAAAAAATTGTAGCGGCTGTCGGCGTGGGCGGAAGCGCCTATGCGGTGCCCCAGCTTCCGATTATGGAGAAAAACGAAATCCCTTACATTCTGATGGGAACCGCCGCCAGCCTGACAGAGGAAGGCTTTGAGTATTTGTTCCGGGTCACCGCTTATGGCGGTGCAACCGGCTCCTTTGGCCAGATGCAGGTTCAGTTCCTCCAGTGGCTCAACGAGCAGTATGGCGCAAACACCTCCAAGGTTGCCATTGTTTATGAAAACTCCGATTTCGGTATTTCCATTGCAGACAGCAACCGCACCATGATCGAAGCGGCCAACATGGAAGTGGTCTATGAGGAATCCTACCCCGTTGGTATGACCGATGCCTCCGCACTGGTTGCCAACATGAAAAACAGCGGCGCAGAGGCGGTTCTTATTGCCAGCTTCCCCCAGGAAACCAAAATGATCATCAATGCAATGAAGAGCATCAACTACTCACCGGTTATCATCGGCGGCGGAGCGGGCTTTAACTTCCCAGAAACCGCTGCGGCCATGGGAGACGATGTTATTGGTTTGACCTCGGTTACCATGAGCAACTGGGATACCCTTTCGGTCCAGGATAACCCGGAGCTGAAAAAGATTCCCGAAGCCTATCGGGAAAAGTACGGCGTTTTTATGTGTGAGCATGCCATTTCCGCTTATGCCAACATTATGATTCTGGCCGATGCGCTGGAGCGTGCCGCCACAACCGAAGGCCCTGCCCTGCGGGATGCGATTCGAGCCACCGATATTCCCACCACCCAGGCCCGTGGAAATGTTAAATTCGATGAAGTGGGAAACAATGTTAACGCAGTGCCCGTTATTGTGCAGTGGCAGAAGCTGGAGGATGGAACCCTTGCTACCTGCACCGTATTCCCTCGTGAGGATGCTTCACGTGAATATCTGTACATAGAGAACTAG
- a CDS encoding Gfo/Idh/MocA family oxidoreductase, whose amino-acid sequence MLQVAIVGAGAVAPAHVEAYGKYPELCRVAAICDQNVQRAQELIESTDLDAQAYGSLREVLNQQHIDAISICLPQGLHAETAIAALQSGKHVLVEKPMAASLEECDRMIEAQKESGKILSVISQNRYKIPTMKVKKMLEQKTGGPVRHATVNSLWWRGDSYFNLRWRGVWEREGGGCFTTHAVHHLDVMQWMLGMPQAVTAVISNVAHENSECEDSGVAIFEYPTHLAQFTCNLVTHEEEQEMIFQTESGRMAIPWRTAASKELPNGFPVQDTEAIGKLDAQYNAIPELAEEGHTAQIGNFIKALSGMEPLMIDGPEGRKAVELITGIYKAAVTGTRVEFPISAQDVFYCKDEMIGQMPRFHEKTHWEEHAKVLPISFGRDVGR is encoded by the coding sequence ATGCTGCAAGTTGCCATAGTTGGAGCGGGAGCGGTAGCCCCGGCCCACGTTGAGGCTTATGGAAAATACCCGGAGCTTTGCAGGGTGGCAGCAATCTGTGATCAAAATGTTCAGAGAGCACAGGAGCTGATTGAAAGCACCGATTTGGATGCACAGGCCTATGGGAGCCTGCGTGAGGTTTTAAACCAGCAGCACATAGATGCCATTTCTATTTGCCTGCCGCAGGGATTGCATGCCGAAACTGCCATAGCGGCCCTTCAATCCGGGAAGCATGTTTTGGTGGAAAAGCCGATGGCTGCGTCACTGGAAGAATGTGACCGAATGATTGAGGCACAAAAAGAAAGCGGTAAAATTCTTTCGGTTATTTCTCAAAACCGGTATAAGATTCCCACCATGAAGGTCAAAAAGATGCTGGAGCAAAAGACTGGTGGGCCAGTTCGTCACGCCACAGTGAATTCGCTGTGGTGGCGGGGGGATTCCTATTTCAACCTGCGCTGGCGTGGCGTATGGGAAAGGGAAGGCGGCGGGTGTTTTACCACCCATGCGGTGCATCATCTGGACGTGATGCAGTGGATGCTGGGCATGCCTCAGGCGGTAACGGCTGTTATTTCCAATGTAGCCCACGAAAACTCGGAATGTGAAGATTCCGGCGTGGCCATTTTTGAGTATCCCACCCACCTGGCACAGTTTACCTGCAATCTGGTTACCCACGAAGAAGAGCAGGAAATGATCTTCCAGACAGAGAGCGGGCGCATGGCAATTCCTTGGCGCACAGCGGCTTCCAAGGAGCTTCCCAATGGCTTCCCGGTGCAGGATACAGAGGCCATAGGAAAATTGGATGCGCAATACAATGCAATTCCAGAACTGGCAGAGGAAGGGCATACAGCCCAGATCGGCAATTTTATCAAGGCATTATCCGGTATGGAACCATTGATGATTGACGGCCCTGAAGGCCGCAAGGCTGTGGAGCTGATCACAGGCATCTACAAAGCGGCTGTAACGGGCACCCGGGTGGAGTTCCCCATTTCGGCGCAGGATGTCTTTTACTGCAAAGATGAGATGATCGGGCAAATGCCCCGGTTTCATGAAAAAACACACTGGGAAGAGCACGCCAAAGTCTTACCGATTTCTTTTGGACGGGATGTTGGGCGGTAA
- a CDS encoding Gfo/Idh/MocA family oxidoreductase — protein sequence MQQKADGQGYAPTGEYKPVCSKGEFQVGIIGLDHGHIYGMCNGLLEAGATLHLVWDKSPDKIEAFRRQYPDIGIAACPEEILESDSIHLVASAGIPCDRGAIGIEALRHQKDFFSDKPPCTTLEQLEDIRRAVKETGRKFGVYYSERLHVEAATHAGALISQGAIGKVQHVMGWGPHRISLDTRPEWFFDPACYGGILTDIGCHQIEQILAFTSAKSAVIETSRVGNFAHPTYPKLQDFGDASITCDNGATGYFRVDWFTPAGLGSWGDGRVIIEGTEGYIEIRKYLDIARDPEGDHIYLVNGEGEYHFKTAGKAGFPFFGQFIKDCMERTELAMTQEHTFLAIELALQAQKQARHIQANHRQTGEERMAHAASCHSWSGSGSPGPR from the coding sequence ATGCAGCAGAAGGCAGATGGGCAAGGCTATGCCCCAACAGGAGAATACAAGCCGGTGTGTTCCAAAGGGGAATTTCAGGTTGGGATCATCGGCTTGGATCACGGGCATATCTATGGCATGTGTAACGGATTGCTGGAGGCCGGGGCAACCCTGCATCTGGTCTGGGATAAAAGCCCCGATAAGATAGAGGCATTTCGCAGGCAGTATCCTGATATCGGTATAGCCGCCTGCCCGGAAGAGATTTTGGAATCCGACAGCATACACTTGGTGGCCTCGGCGGGAATCCCCTGTGACCGTGGGGCGATCGGTATAGAGGCGCTGCGCCATCAGAAGGATTTTTTTTCAGACAAACCGCCCTGTACCACTTTGGAACAACTGGAGGATATACGCCGGGCCGTGAAAGAAACAGGCCGGAAATTTGGTGTGTATTACAGCGAACGGCTCCATGTGGAAGCCGCAACCCATGCAGGTGCACTGATTAGCCAAGGTGCTATTGGCAAAGTGCAGCACGTGATGGGGTGGGGCCCCCACCGCATCTCACTGGATACCCGGCCCGAATGGTTTTTTGATCCGGCGTGTTATGGCGGCATCCTGACCGATATCGGATGCCACCAAATCGAGCAGATTCTGGCTTTTACCTCAGCTAAGAGCGCTGTTATCGAAACAAGCCGTGTGGGCAACTTCGCCCATCCTACTTATCCGAAGCTGCAGGATTTTGGAGATGCCTCCATCACCTGCGATAACGGTGCCACAGGATATTTCCGGGTAGATTGGTTTACCCCAGCTGGGCTGGGCTCATGGGGTGATGGGCGGGTTATCATTGAAGGGACAGAAGGCTATATCGAAATCCGCAAATATCTGGATATTGCCCGTGACCCGGAAGGGGATCATATCTACTTAGTAAACGGTGAAGGCGAGTATCACTTCAAAACAGCGGGCAAGGCAGGTTTTCCCTTTTTTGGGCAGTTTATCAAGGACTGCATGGAACGCACCGAGCTTGCCATGACACAGGAACATACCTTTTTAGCCATTGAGCTTGCACTTCAGGCCCAAAAGCAGGCTCGCCATATTCAGGCAAACCACAGGCAGACCGGAGAGGAGAGAATGGCCCATGCTGCAAGTTGCCATAGTTGGAGCGGGAGCGGTAGCCCCGGCCCACGTTGA
- a CDS encoding IS110 family transposase: MNAVGIDISKGKSMVSVLRPFGELVAKPYEVRHTSSELSELTKRLKSLEGETRVVLEHTGRYYEPVAQMLHDAGVFVSAVNPLLIKEYGNNSLRKVKTDKADALKIARYGLDNWAELRQHTPMDTIRYQLKSMNRQYGLYTKNKTALKNNLIALLDQTYPGVNALFESPVRADGSQKWVDFAASFWHVDCVRGIGQISFVERYRKWCKRHGYNFSTAKAAQIHAEAKELIAMLPKNPLSKVMVQEAITQLGTVSKTVEVFRAEMNRLAQELPEYEVVMGLYGAGKSLGPQLMAEIGDVRRFAHKGSLTAFAGVDPGANQSGSYEAKSTRSSKRGSPELRKTLFILMTILLQKAPPDDPVFQFLNKKRAEGKPYHVYMTAGCNKFLRIYYGRVKEYMNTLDKPVDMDSTGLSR, encoded by the coding sequence ATGAACGCAGTCGGGATAGATATTTCCAAAGGGAAAAGCATGGTGTCGGTTCTTCGTCCCTTTGGGGAGCTGGTGGCAAAGCCCTATGAGGTACGCCACACCTCCAGTGAACTCAGCGAGCTGACAAAGCGGCTGAAAAGTCTGGAGGGCGAGACGCGGGTGGTTCTGGAACACACGGGGCGGTACTATGAACCGGTGGCCCAGATGCTGCATGACGCCGGAGTTTTTGTCAGTGCGGTCAATCCGCTGCTCATCAAGGAATACGGGAATAACTCGCTCCGTAAGGTCAAGACGGACAAAGCGGATGCGCTCAAGATTGCCCGGTATGGCCTTGACAACTGGGCCGAATTGCGCCAACATACTCCTATGGATACGATTCGCTACCAACTGAAAAGCATGAACCGGCAATATGGTCTGTACACCAAGAACAAGACGGCGCTGAAGAACAATCTCATTGCCCTGCTTGACCAGACCTACCCCGGAGTCAACGCCCTCTTTGAAAGCCCCGTTCGTGCGGATGGCAGCCAGAAGTGGGTGGATTTCGCCGCGTCCTTCTGGCACGTGGACTGCGTAAGGGGTATAGGACAGATCTCCTTCGTGGAGCGTTACCGCAAGTGGTGCAAGCGGCACGGATACAATTTCAGTACCGCCAAAGCTGCCCAGATTCACGCGGAAGCGAAAGAACTGATTGCCATGCTGCCGAAAAATCCGCTGTCCAAAGTGATGGTGCAGGAAGCAATTACACAACTGGGTACCGTTTCCAAAACCGTGGAGGTGTTCCGCGCGGAGATGAACCGGCTCGCACAGGAGCTTCCTGAATACGAAGTGGTTATGGGGTTGTATGGTGCCGGAAAATCTCTCGGGCCGCAGCTTATGGCGGAGATTGGCGATGTTCGCCGCTTTGCACACAAGGGCTCCTTGACGGCCTTTGCAGGGGTTGACCCGGGCGCAAACCAGTCCGGAAGCTACGAGGCGAAAAGCACGCGTTCGTCAAAGCGGGGCTCTCCGGAACTGCGAAAGACGCTCTTTATCCTCATGACAATCCTGCTGCAAAAAGCGCCCCCAGACGACCCTGTGTTTCAGTTTTTGAACAAAAAACGAGCCGAGGGTAAGCCCTATCATGTCTACATGACCGCTGGCTGTAACAAATTCCTGCGTATTTACTACGGCAGGGTAAAGGAATACATGAATACTCTGGACAAGCCTGTGGATATGGATTCCACTGGGCTATCTCGCTAA
- a CDS encoding LacI family DNA-binding transcriptional regulator, giving the protein MDLTGKFAVKEEVKLATISDVAKLAGTSIATVSYVLNGSKDRYIREELRERVLKAASQLNYVKSGLASSLKGKQTGVVAVLTPQFSNHFFVNVFIAIEKIANAQGYVLSTCNTFDDPQQERQVMERLIKLRPDGYLIIPTVEGGQNTRYIRELGMPFVAIERPLENVEHPYDFISSDNFQAGYALAEHMIKMGHQNIAFLFWDTAVSNLKEREAGYLQALREHGIPIRPELILKSNITHEEGARMTRAILEQKDVTAIIYGHYLLAEGGIKALRQTRLQIPADISVALIGCPPWINMNELKVTCISQPAAQMGEKAAEILLKRIAEGNVGQREFIQEILPCTLQYGESIRDLR; this is encoded by the coding sequence ATGGATCTTACAGGGAAATTTGCGGTCAAAGAAGAGGTAAAGCTTGCAACCATAAGCGATGTTGCCAAGCTGGCCGGCACCTCCATTGCAACGGTATCTTATGTATTAAACGGCTCCAAGGACCGTTATATCCGCGAGGAATTGCGGGAACGTGTTCTCAAAGCGGCCAGCCAGCTCAATTATGTAAAGAGCGGCTTGGCCAGCAGCCTGAAAGGAAAACAAACAGGGGTGGTAGCGGTGCTGACCCCTCAGTTCAGCAATCACTTCTTTGTGAATGTTTTTATAGCTATCGAAAAAATTGCCAATGCCCAAGGCTATGTGCTTTCCACCTGCAATACCTTTGATGACCCCCAGCAGGAGCGGCAGGTTATGGAGCGCCTGATCAAGCTGCGCCCCGATGGATATCTGATTATTCCCACCGTGGAGGGTGGCCAGAACACCCGGTATATCCGTGAGCTTGGCATGCCTTTCGTTGCCATTGAGCGCCCCTTAGAAAATGTGGAGCACCCTTATGACTTTATCTCCAGTGATAACTTTCAGGCTGGATATGCGCTGGCTGAGCACATGATCAAAATGGGTCACCAGAACATTGCTTTTCTTTTTTGGGATACGGCGGTATCCAATCTAAAGGAACGTGAGGCCGGTTATCTTCAGGCACTGCGGGAGCATGGGATTCCCATTCGGCCGGAGCTGATTCTCAAGAGCAACATCACCCATGAGGAAGGCGCCCGCATGACCCGTGCCATCTTGGAGCAAAAAGACGTTACAGCCATTATTTATGGCCACTATCTGCTGGCCGAAGGCGGCATAAAGGCATTGCGGCAAACTCGACTGCAAATCCCGGCCGATATTTCGGTTGCACTTATTGGCTGCCCCCCTTGGATCAATATGAACGAGCTCAAGGTCACCTGCATTTCGCAGCCCGCTGCCCAAATGGGAGAAAAAGCGGCTGAAATTCTTCTCAAACGCATTGCGGAAGGCAATGTTGGGCAGCGGGAATTTATTCAGGAAATTCTGCCCTGCACCCTTCAATATGGGGAATCCATTCGTGACCTGCGGTGA
- a CDS encoding pyridoxamine 5'-phosphate oxidase family protein, producing the protein MDYRKEFERMMETQSEIALATSVDGLPNVRIVNFYYDREGKTLYFSSFADNQKVAELEENPRVAFTTIAGNGEEHVRVKNAVVRRSTIAVDAIKGKFLAKMPEYIMSIPDVLPALVLFEVPFTNADVVLDFEHMDTISL; encoded by the coding sequence ATGGATTACAGAAAAGAATTTGAGCGTATGATGGAAACGCAGAGTGAAATTGCCCTTGCAACTTCGGTGGATGGGCTTCCAAATGTTCGTATAGTTAATTTTTATTATGACCGGGAAGGGAAAACTCTGTATTTTTCAAGCTTTGCAGATAACCAAAAGGTAGCGGAGCTGGAAGAAAATCCCCGGGTGGCGTTCACCACCATTGCAGGCAATGGTGAAGAGCATGTCCGTGTTAAAAACGCCGTGGTGCGCAGAAGCACAATTGCTGTGGATGCGATCAAGGGTAAGTTTCTTGCGAAGATGCCCGAGTATATTATGAGCATTCCTGATGTACTGCCTGCACTGGTGTTGTTTGAGGTTCCTTTTACCAATGCCGATGTAGTGCTTGATTTTGAACATATGGATACCATATCGTTATAA
- a CDS encoding GyrI-like domain-containing protein produces the protein MEKLDYKKKFKELYQPKTEPGVIDVPEMKFVQFDGRGNPNEENGEYQGAIETLYALSYAIKMLPKNGPAPLDYFEYVVPPLEGFWWLADSEEFDYSSKSKFCWTSMIRQPEFVTDAVFAAACEITAKKKPHLILAKARLVSFTEGLCVQCMHHGSFDDEPATLEKMKVFMAENGLQNDLSDTRRHHEIYLSDPRKVDTAKMKTILRYPVKRMI, from the coding sequence ATGGAAAAGTTGGATTATAAAAAGAAGTTTAAAGAATTATATCAGCCAAAAACAGAGCCTGGGGTTATAGATGTGCCCGAAATGAAGTTTGTTCAGTTTGATGGCCGTGGCAACCCCAACGAGGAAAATGGTGAATATCAAGGGGCTATTGAAACGCTGTATGCTTTATCTTATGCCATTAAGATGCTGCCCAAGAATGGGCCGGCGCCCCTGGATTATTTCGAATATGTTGTGCCTCCTCTTGAGGGGTTTTGGTGGCTGGCCGACAGTGAAGAATTCGATTACAGCAGCAAATCCAAGTTTTGTTGGACATCGATGATTCGCCAGCCCGAGTTTGTAACCGATGCGGTGTTTGCTGCCGCCTGTGAAATCACAGCAAAGAAAAAACCGCATCTCATTCTCGCAAAAGCACGGCTTGTATCCTTTACAGAGGGCCTTTGTGTTCAGTGTATGCATCACGGCAGCTTTGATGATGAACCTGCGACACTTGAAAAAATGAAAGTATTTATGGCAGAAAACGGGCTGCAAAATGATCTTTCCGATACACGCCGTCACCACGAAATTTACCTCTCTGACCCGAGAAAAGTTGATACAGCAAAAATGAAGACAATCCTGCGTTATCCCGTTAAAAGAATGATATAA
- a CDS encoding YafY family protein, whose amino-acid sequence MQINRLFEMVYLLLNRENITAGEMARYFEVSTRTIYRDVELLSSAGIPVYMTKGKGGGISLLPDFVLNKTVLTEEEKADILSALHAVDSVRLEKTNSAVKKLSSLFGSADHDWVEVDFSGWAKGEEEALAFTALKNAILEKHTVEFFYHSGARSIQRTVEPLKLCFKGQGWYLYAYCRVRNDYRFFKLRRIKNLAILEEQFDRKKPEKIFDGSKLFQDNFVTITLNFSKEMAYRVYDEFPEYKLMPDGSFEAKLTMPRGEWVYHYLATFGEHCEVLEPADIRLQIKEKLQKTLDRYL is encoded by the coding sequence ATGCAGATCAACAGACTTTTCGAAATGGTGTATTTACTGCTGAATAGGGAGAATATTACGGCAGGGGAGATGGCAAGATATTTTGAAGTTTCGACTCGCACCATTTATCGCGATGTAGAGCTTTTATCTTCGGCAGGTATTCCTGTTTATATGACCAAGGGCAAGGGGGGCGGTATCTCACTTTTACCTGATTTTGTTCTGAATAAAACAGTTCTGACTGAGGAAGAAAAAGCGGATATTCTTTCTGCCCTGCATGCAGTTGATTCTGTTCGCTTAGAAAAAACAAATTCAGCGGTAAAAAAGCTATCCTCATTGTTTGGGAGCGCTGATCACGATTGGGTGGAAGTGGATTTTTCCGGCTGGGCCAAAGGTGAGGAAGAAGCCTTAGCTTTTACTGCATTAAAGAACGCCATTCTTGAAAAACACACGGTGGAATTTTTCTATCACAGCGGTGCAAGAAGCATCCAGAGAACGGTTGAACCATTGAAGCTTTGCTTCAAAGGGCAGGGCTGGTATCTCTATGCTTATTGCCGTGTGCGAAACGATTACCGTTTTTTTAAGCTGCGCCGCATTAAAAATTTAGCGATTTTGGAAGAACAATTTGACCGGAAGAAGCCCGAGAAAATATTCGATGGAAGTAAGCTCTTTCAAGACAACTTTGTGACCATTACTTTGAATTTTTCAAAGGAGATGGCGTACCGGGTTTATGATGAATTTCCAGAATATAAGCTGATGCCGGATGGAAGTTTTGAGGCAAAGCTGACTATGCCTCGAGGCGAATGGGTGTATCACTATCTCGCTACCTTTGGTGAACACTGCGAAGTATTGGAGCCGGCAGATATTCGCTTGCAAATAAAAGAAAAACTGCAAAAAACATTGGATCGATATCTTTAA